One Actinospica robiniae DSM 44927 genomic region harbors:
- a CDS encoding F0F1 ATP synthase subunit epsilon has protein sequence MAELDVALVAADREVWSGKASLVVAKTADGEVGIMPKHQPILSVMNPSVVTIKTVVDGAPGEILRATVHGGFISVADDRVSLLSEAAELVDDIDAARAQESLATAQAGGYGADSEAAAARAELRLRAVGR, from the coding sequence ATGGCTGAACTCGACGTGGCATTGGTCGCGGCCGACCGGGAGGTCTGGTCGGGCAAGGCCTCGCTCGTCGTCGCGAAGACGGCGGACGGCGAGGTGGGCATCATGCCCAAGCACCAGCCGATCCTCTCGGTGATGAATCCGAGCGTGGTCACCATCAAGACGGTCGTGGACGGGGCGCCGGGCGAGATCCTGCGAGCCACGGTGCACGGAGGCTTCATCTCGGTGGCCGACGACCGGGTCTCGCTGCTGAGCGAGGCGGCCGAACTCGTCGACGACATCGACGCGGCTCGCGCCCAGGAGTCCCTGGCCACCGCCCAGGCGGGCGGCTACGGCGCGGATTCCGAGGCCGCCGCGGCCCGAGCGGAGCTGCGGCTTCGCGCCGTCGGCCGATAG
- a CDS encoding DUF2550 domain-containing protein has product MLSAVLGFVLSLCLLVLLAIGALFLRRVMIRRRGGTFDCSLRLTPALPGATRAASRLSGSAPEDAPEAGPVRGTGTPLTAAAVRDGRGWSYGIAQYGADRVDWYRIFSYAFRPAAVLTRRDLEVIGRRAPEGTEELALFPGWTILDCRFGAGYAELALSEDALTGFLSWLEAAPPGQGVSRVS; this is encoded by the coding sequence ATGTTGAGCGCCGTCCTCGGTTTCGTTCTCTCGCTGTGCCTGCTCGTCCTTCTCGCGATAGGCGCTCTGTTCCTGCGCCGGGTGATGATCCGGCGCCGGGGCGGCACCTTCGACTGCAGCCTGCGTCTGACTCCCGCTCTGCCGGGGGCGACGCGGGCTGCTTCGCGCTTGAGCGGGTCCGCGCCCGAGGACGCCCCGGAGGCCGGCCCGGTGCGCGGCACCGGCACCCCGCTCACCGCCGCCGCCGTGCGCGACGGCCGCGGCTGGTCCTACGGGATCGCGCAGTACGGCGCGGACCGGGTGGACTGGTACCGCATCTTCTCCTACGCCTTCCGCCCGGCCGCGGTGCTCACCCGCCGGGACCTCGAGGTGATAGGCCGCCGGGCGCCCGAGGGCACCGAGGAGCTCGCGCTCTTCCCCGGCTGGACCATCCTCGACTGCCGCTTCGGCGCCGGCTACGCCGAGCTGGCCCTGTCCGAGGACGCCCTGACCGGCTTCCTGTCCTGGCTGGAGGCGGCGCCTCCGGGCCAGGGCGTCTCCCGAGTTTCCTGA
- a CDS encoding cob(I)yrinic acid a,c-diamide adenosyltransferase: MAVNLTRIYTRTGDDGSTRLGDMSKTSKTDPRLIAYADTDEANSSIGVAIAMGGLRDEVVTTLTRIQNELFDVGADLCNPVVENPQHPPLRVEQQDIDRLERDCDHYLEPLEKLRSFILPSGTPGSALLHVSRTVVRRAERSAWTALEAEGQSMNVLTAKYLNRLSDLLFILARDANREAGGDVLWVPGASREG; this comes from the coding sequence ATGGCAGTCAACCTCACACGCATCTACACCAGGACCGGCGACGACGGGAGCACCCGGCTCGGCGACATGAGCAAGACCTCGAAGACCGACCCCCGGCTGATCGCCTACGCGGACACCGACGAGGCCAACTCCTCGATCGGCGTGGCCATCGCCATGGGCGGCCTGCGGGACGAGGTCGTCACGACCCTGACGAGGATTCAGAACGAACTGTTCGACGTGGGCGCGGACCTGTGCAACCCGGTCGTCGAGAACCCGCAGCACCCCCCGCTCAGGGTGGAGCAGCAGGACATCGACCGGCTCGAACGGGACTGCGACCACTACCTCGAGCCGCTGGAGAAGCTGCGCTCGTTCATCCTGCCGAGCGGCACGCCGGGCAGCGCCCTGCTGCACGTCTCGCGCACGGTGGTGCGCCGGGCCGAGCGTTCGGCCTGGACGGCGTTGGAGGCGGAGGGGCAGAGCATGAACGTGCTCACCGCCAAGTACCTCAACCGGCTCTCCGACCTGCTGTTCATCCTGGCCAGAGACGCCAACCGGGAGGCGGGCGGCGACGTGCTGTGGGTGCCCGGGGCGAGCCGGGAGGGCTGA